One window from the genome of Paracoccus zhejiangensis encodes:
- a CDS encoding error-prone DNA polymerase, whose amino-acid sequence MTPPPAPPDAPPAGQPAPPEPAYAELGVTSNFTFLTGASHPEELVLRAAELGLKAIAITDRNSLAGVVRAWSALRNLAEKSGEALRIRSTTSYDPSARQEVGAARDLPGPAETKLPRLIVGARLVLQDGPLDWLALPMDRPAYARLSRLLTLGKRRTGKADCHLTLTDLEQGCQGMILIALPPADLPLADLSEALAPLQRLGRRYPRNVFLGAAPRYDGSDQDWFDACARLALGAATPMVAVGDVLMHRAARRPLADVLTCMRHHITIDQIGTRALMNAERRLKTPAEMARLYHRHPGAIRRTLEIAARCSFDLGELSYDYPDEAEGDEPPQARLERLVHEGLRHRNPGGVVPERHRQLAEKELTLVAEMTYAPYFLTVHDIVTHARSQGILCQGRGSAANSIICWALGITDVSPDLIHMVFERFISRHRGEPPDIDVDFEHERREEVIQWIYQKYSRDRAGLCATVIHFRSRAAIREVGKVMGLSQDVTASLSGLIWGISNSGADPEQIRALGLNPEDRRLAQTVTLIREIIGFPRHLSQHVGGFVITRGRLDELCPIENAAMADRTCIEWNKDDIDALHILKVDVLSLGMLTCIRKAFGLLGQHEGIEHNLASVPQGDKSTYDMLCRADAVGVFQVESRAQMNFLPRMLPREFYDLVIEVAIVRPGPIQGGMVKPYIRRRQGLEVAEPFGPALEEITRRTLGVPLFQEQAMRIAEVGAGYTAEEADKLRRSLASFRRMGTIGEHRDKFIAGMIANGYSPEVAERCFGQIEGFADYGFPESHAAAFAMLTYVSSWLKCHHPAIFACALLNSQPMGFYAPAQIVRDAREHDVEVRPACVDHSHWDNMLERRADGQLSLRLGFRQIKGFREADADRIVAMRGNGYPDPETLWLRTGLQPAALKRLAEADAFSGMGLSRRDALWAVQAIRAPAPLPLFADPIDGEGLAEPQVALPTMHLGEEVVEDYVATRLTLRAHPMELLRASIPGLTPHAGLMTATGRISVCGLVITRQRPGTASGVVFLTLEDETGVSNIVVWRRVFDRHRREVMDGRLLRITGKIERSGIVTHLIAERIEDLSHRLADLGHPLDHLIGITAPRADDTPRPPRHRPRAHHPRDQAKKLFPSRDFH is encoded by the coding sequence GTGACCCCTCCACCTGCCCCTCCTGATGCACCGCCCGCCGGACAGCCCGCCCCGCCCGAGCCGGCCTATGCCGAGCTTGGCGTCACCTCGAATTTCACCTTCCTGACCGGCGCCTCGCATCCCGAGGAACTGGTGCTGCGCGCGGCGGAGCTGGGGCTGAAAGCCATCGCCATCACCGATCGGAACTCGCTGGCCGGCGTGGTCCGGGCCTGGTCTGCGCTGCGCAATCTGGCCGAGAAAAGCGGCGAGGCGCTGCGCATCCGCTCGACCACCAGCTATGACCCCAGCGCCCGGCAAGAGGTCGGGGCGGCGCGAGACCTGCCGGGGCCGGCCGAGACCAAGCTGCCGCGACTGATCGTCGGCGCACGTCTGGTGTTGCAGGATGGCCCGCTCGACTGGCTCGCCCTGCCGATGGACCGCCCGGCCTATGCCCGGCTGTCGCGGCTCTTGACGCTTGGCAAGCGCCGGACCGGCAAGGCCGATTGCCACCTGACGCTCACTGATCTGGAACAGGGCTGCCAGGGGATGATCCTGATCGCCCTGCCGCCCGCCGATCTGCCCCTTGCCGACCTGTCCGAGGCGCTGGCGCCGCTGCAGCGGCTTGGTCGGCGCTATCCCCGCAATGTCTTTCTGGGCGCGGCGCCGCGCTATGACGGCTCGGATCAGGACTGGTTCGATGCCTGCGCCCGGCTGGCGCTTGGCGCGGCGACGCCGATGGTGGCGGTGGGCGATGTGCTGATGCACCGCGCCGCCCGCCGCCCGCTGGCCGATGTGCTGACCTGCATGCGCCACCACATCACCATCGACCAGATCGGCACCCGCGCGCTGATGAATGCCGAGCGCCGGCTGAAAACCCCGGCCGAGATGGCGCGGCTTTACCACCGCCACCCCGGCGCGATCCGCCGCACGCTCGAGATCGCCGCCCGCTGCAGCTTTGATCTCGGCGAACTCAGCTATGACTATCCCGACGAGGCCGAGGGGGACGAACCCCCGCAGGCGCGGCTGGAGCGGCTGGTCCACGAAGGGCTGCGCCATCGCAATCCGGGCGGCGTGGTGCCCGAGCGTCACCGGCAACTGGCCGAGAAGGAACTGACGCTGGTGGCCGAGATGACCTATGCCCCCTATTTCCTGACCGTCCATGACATCGTGACCCATGCCCGGTCGCAGGGCATCCTGTGCCAGGGGCGCGGCTCGGCGGCCAATTCGATCATCTGCTGGGCGCTTGGCATCACCGATGTCAGCCCCGACCTGATCCATATGGTCTTCGAACGCTTCATCTCGCGCCATCGCGGCGAGCCGCCCGATATCGATGTCGATTTCGAGCATGAGCGCCGCGAGGAGGTGATCCAGTGGATCTATCAGAAATACAGCCGCGACCGCGCCGGGCTTTGCGCCACGGTGATCCATTTCCGCTCGCGCGCGGCGATCCGCGAGGTGGGCAAGGTCATGGGCCTGTCGCAGGACGTGACCGCCAGCCTGTCGGGACTGATCTGGGGCATCTCGAACAGCGGCGCCGATCCCGAACAGATCCGCGCCCTCGGCCTGAACCCCGAGGATCGCCGGCTGGCCCAGACCGTCACCCTGATCCGCGAGATCATCGGCTTTCCGCGCCATCTCAGCCAGCATGTCGGCGGCTTCGTCATCACCCGTGGCCGGCTGGACGAACTCTGCCCGATCGAGAATGCGGCCATGGCCGATCGGACCTGCATCGAATGGAACAAGGACGATATCGACGCGCTGCACATCCTCAAGGTCGATGTGCTGAGCCTCGGGATGCTGACCTGCATCCGCAAGGCCTTTGGCCTCTTGGGCCAGCATGAGGGGATCGAGCACAACTTGGCCAGCGTGCCTCAGGGCGACAAGTCGACTTATGACATGCTGTGCCGGGCCGATGCGGTGGGAGTGTTCCAGGTCGAAAGCCGGGCGCAGATGAATTTCCTGCCACGGATGCTGCCGCGCGAATTCTATGACCTGGTGATCGAGGTCGCCATCGTCCGGCCCGGCCCGATTCAGGGCGGCATGGTCAAGCCCTATATCCGCCGCCGTCAGGGGCTGGAGGTGGCCGAGCCCTTTGGCCCGGCGCTGGAAGAAATCACCCGCCGCACCCTCGGCGTGCCGCTGTTTCAGGAACAGGCCATGCGCATCGCCGAGGTCGGTGCCGGCTATACGGCGGAAGAGGCCGACAAGCTGCGCCGCTCGCTGGCCTCGTTCCGGCGCATGGGCACGATCGGCGAGCATCGGGACAAGTTCATCGCCGGCATGATCGCCAATGGCTACAGCCCCGAGGTGGCGGAACGCTGTTTCGGCCAGATCGAGGGCTTTGCCGATTACGGCTTTCCCGAAAGCCATGCTGCCGCCTTCGCCATGCTGACCTATGTGTCGTCATGGCTGAAATGCCATCACCCGGCGATCTTTGCCTGCGCCCTTCTGAACAGCCAGCCGATGGGCTTCTATGCCCCGGCCCAGATCGTGCGCGACGCGCGCGAGCATGATGTCGAGGTCCGCCCCGCCTGCGTCGATCACAGCCATTGGGACAACATGCTGGAACGCCGCGCCGACGGGCAGTTGTCGCTGCGGCTGGGGTTCCGCCAGATCAAGGGCTTCCGCGAGGCCGATGCCGACCGGATCGTGGCGATGCGCGGCAATGGCTATCCCGACCCGGAAACCCTGTGGCTGAGGACCGGCCTGCAGCCCGCCGCGCTGAAACGGCTGGCCGAGGCCGATGCCTTCTCGGGCATGGGGCTCAGCCGGCGCGACGCGCTCTGGGCGGTGCAGGCGATCCGGGCGCCGGCGCCGCTGCCGCTGTTCGCCGATCCGATCGATGGCGAGGGGCTGGCCGAGCCGCAGGTGGCGCTGCCAACGATGCATCTGGGCGAGGAGGTGGTCGAGGATTACGTGGCCACCCGCCTGACGCTGCGCGCCCATCCGATGGAGCTGCTGCGCGCCTCGATCCCCGGCCTGACGCCCCATGCCGGGCTGATGACCGCGACCGGGCGGATCTCGGTCTGCGGCCTCGTCATCACCCGCCAGCGTCCCGGCACCGCCTCGGGCGTGGTCTTCCTGACGCTCGAGGACGAGACCGGGGTGTCGAACATCGTCGTCTGGCGACGGGTCTTCGACCGTCACCGCCGCGAGGTCATGGATGGCCGCCTGCTGCGCATCACCGGCAAGATCGAGCGCAGCGGCATCGTCACCCATCTGATCGCCGAGCGGATCGAGGATCTGTCGCACCGTCTGGCCGATCTGGGCCATCCGCTGGACCACCTGATCGGCATCACCGCCCCCCGCGCCGATGACACGCCGCGCCCGCCGCGCCACCGCCCCCGGGCGCATCACCCCCGGGACCAGGCCAAGAAGCTGTTCCCCAGCCGGGATTTCCACTGA
- a CDS encoding MFS transporter, translating into MGPWLAILRRHRVVRASAAAIFLYGFAGAATSPYQSVLGIRELGLSDSQYAAIAFAASITNVAMAIAIGALSDRFHSYRKPLILTSAFGIIGYGMIWALPGPWVFALAMIGPLALFHATNSMLFGNVRAQSARFDPEETRIVNALMRMAISLSWVLVPGAVGLMLAGQPSMIAAWLIAAVLAAACLATITLWLEPDAPPPTDTRPERQPQGGTGTSRVAPSAGRSDRPAQPRLPVSVLGDLAQVLQPRLLASILGVALITQVLHVNGAVLPLIVVGQANGTPEDVGFAVGMVAALEVGFMFLWTWALRYLRLTTALAISTVIYMGYLAGIAVAQTSGHVFAASLLAGVGAAGIISIPISYLLDLIADRPGLSASLIAVNVFIAGAIGAAIFALGTAVQGYPAAALLSGLAGLAGAGLLFKLERGAR; encoded by the coding sequence ATGGGACCCTGGCTTGCCATCCTGCGCCGTCACCGGGTCGTGCGCGCCTCGGCGGCGGCGATCTTTCTCTATGGCTTTGCCGGGGCGGCGACCTCGCCCTATCAATCCGTGCTCGGCATCCGCGAACTGGGGTTGAGCGACAGCCAATATGCCGCCATCGCCTTTGCCGCCTCGATCACCAATGTCGCCATGGCCATCGCCATCGGCGCGCTGTCGGACCGCTTTCACAGCTATCGCAAGCCGCTGATCCTGACCTCGGCCTTCGGCATCATCGGCTATGGCATGATCTGGGCGCTGCCCGGGCCTTGGGTCTTTGCGCTGGCGATGATCGGCCCGCTGGCGCTGTTTCATGCCACCAATTCCATGCTTTTCGGCAATGTCCGCGCCCAGTCCGCGCGCTTTGACCCCGAGGAGACCCGCATCGTCAATGCACTGATGCGCATGGCGATCTCGCTGTCCTGGGTGCTGGTGCCGGGGGCGGTGGGGCTGATGCTGGCCGGGCAGCCCAGCATGATCGCCGCCTGGCTGATCGCGGCGGTGCTGGCCGCCGCCTGTCTGGCCACCATCACGCTCTGGCTGGAACCCGACGCGCCGCCGCCCACCGATACGAGGCCCGAGCGGCAACCGCAGGGCGGCACCGGCACCTCGCGCGTGGCCCCCAGCGCCGGGCGCAGCGACCGCCCGGCACAGCCGCGTCTGCCGGTTTCGGTGCTGGGTGATCTGGCGCAGGTGCTGCAGCCGCGGCTGCTTGCCTCGATCCTCGGCGTGGCGCTGATCACGCAGGTCCTGCATGTGAACGGCGCGGTGCTGCCGCTGATCGTCGTGGGGCAGGCCAATGGCACGCCCGAGGATGTGGGCTTTGCCGTCGGCATGGTCGCGGCGCTGGAGGTGGGGTTCATGTTCCTCTGGACCTGGGCGCTGCGCTATCTGCGGCTGACCACGGCGCTGGCGATCTCGACGGTGATCTACATGGGCTATCTCGCGGGCATCGCCGTGGCGCAGACGTCGGGCCATGTCTTTGCGGCGAGCCTTCTGGCCGGGGTGGGGGCGGCGGGGATCATCTCGATCCCGATCTCCTATCTGCTTGACCTGATCGCCGACCGGCCTGGCCTCTCGGCCTCGCTGATCGCGGTGAACGTGTTCATCGCCGGTGCCATCGGTGCGGCGATCTTTGCGCTTGGCACGGCGGTTCAGGGCTATCCCGCCGCCGCGCTGCTCAGCGGGCTGGCCGGTCTGGCCGGGGCCGGGCTGCTTTTCAAACTGGAACGGGGGGCGCGATGA
- the nagB gene encoding glucosamine-6-phosphate deaminase, with protein MKVLIHDDAESAIEHTAQLIAARLRRQPDAVLGLATGGTMEAVYARLIAAHRAGEVSFAKARSFNLDEYVGLPPDHPMSYWAYMRQHLFDHVDMAPGAAALPRGDAADPETEAASYEEAIVAAGDIGLQLLGLGANGHIGFNEPTSSLASLTRIKTLTRGTREANARYFDDPAEVPRLAITMGIGTILRADEVLLLAYGAGKADAAAAMIEGPLSAACPASALQMHRKATVVLDQAAAAKLALRDYYQEVHPSGRDAVI; from the coding sequence GTGAAGGTCCTCATCCACGACGACGCCGAAAGCGCCATCGAGCACACCGCGCAGCTGATCGCCGCGCGGCTGCGGCGCCAGCCCGATGCGGTGCTGGGCCTAGCCACCGGCGGCACGATGGAGGCCGTCTATGCCCGCCTGATCGCCGCGCATCGCGCCGGCGAGGTCAGCTTTGCCAAGGCGCGCTCGTTCAACCTGGATGAATATGTCGGCCTGCCGCCCGATCACCCCATGTCCTACTGGGCCTATATGCGCCAGCATCTCTTTGACCATGTGGACATGGCGCCGGGTGCGGCGGCTCTACCGCGCGGCGATGCGGCCGATCCCGAGACCGAGGCGGCGAGCTATGAAGAGGCCATCGTCGCGGCAGGGGATATCGGGCTGCAATTGCTGGGTCTGGGGGCGAACGGGCATATCGGCTTCAATGAACCGACCTCCAGCCTCGCCTCGCTGACGCGGATCAAGACCCTGACGCGGGGCACGCGCGAGGCCAATGCGCGCTATTTCGACGATCCGGCCGAGGTGCCGCGGCTGGCGATCACCATGGGCATCGGCACCATCCTGCGCGCGGACGAGGTGCTGCTGCTGGCTTACGGCGCGGGCAAGGCCGATGCGGCGGCGGCGATGATCGAAGGCCCGCTGTCGGCCGCCTGCCCCGCCTCGGCGCTGCAGATGCACCGCAAGGCGACCGTGGTGCTGGACCAGGCGGCAGCGGCCAAGCTGGCGCTGCGGGATTATTATCAGGAGGTTCACCCCTCCGGGCGCGACGCGGTGATCTGA
- a CDS encoding LemA family protein yields the protein MGWSWLVVVLVLIAGAGLYVILAYNGLVAARQRTGEAWSGIDVQLKRRSNLVPNLVEVVKGYAAHETEVLQQVTQTRARVGSDGSVGERAAAEARLGGALAGLVALAENYPDLKASQNFRDLHASLDEIERDIQHARRYYNGAVRVLNTKVQSFPSNLVAARFGFGLAEYFELDSPTERQVPGVSF from the coding sequence ATGGGATGGTCGTGGTTGGTCGTGGTGCTGGTTCTGATCGCTGGGGCGGGGCTTTACGTTATCCTGGCCTATAACGGTCTGGTCGCCGCCCGGCAGCGGACCGGCGAGGCCTGGAGCGGCATCGATGTGCAGCTGAAGCGGCGCAGCAACCTGGTGCCCAACCTGGTCGAGGTGGTGAAGGGCTATGCCGCGCATGAGACCGAGGTCTTGCAGCAGGTAACACAGACCCGCGCGCGCGTCGGCAGTGACGGCTCTGTCGGCGAACGAGCCGCCGCCGAGGCCCGGCTGGGGGGCGCGCTGGCTGGGCTAGTCGCCTTGGCCGAGAACTATCCCGATCTGAAGGCCAGCCAGAATTTCCGCGACCTGCACGCCTCGCTGGACGAGATCGAGCGCGATATCCAGCACGCCCGACGCTACTACAACGGCGCGGTCAGGGTGCTGAACACCAAGGTCCAAAGCTTCCCCTCGAACCTAGTCGCCGCGCGTTTCGGTTTCGGTCTGGCCGAGTATTTCGAACTCGACTCGCCGACCGAGCGGCAGGTGCCCGGCGTTTCCTTCTGA
- a CDS encoding M81 family metallopeptidase yields MRIAVGGIHTECSTYSPVLMQVEDFRILRNGDLLTHEYFAFLGAYPAEFAPLLHARAVPGGPVSAATYASLKEEFLQRLETSLPVDGVYLAMHGAMKVENLWDAEGDWIGAVRRLVGPDIPIAVSYDLHGNVSQPIIDAIDIFAAYRTAPHIDVGETMQAAVAMLVRALQTGARPGVVRVPVPLLLPGEKSSTEDEPARSLYAALPEREGLGVWRSDLMIGYVWADEPRATAAAIVTGTDRRAAEAAAERIAADFWAAREGFGFGPVTGSLAEMLDLAEAATTRPVILADSGDNPTGGGVGDRADVLAALIARDWQDAIIAGITDAPAVAACFAAGEGARLGLSIGGSLDPASQPVAALARVMRLDAGATPAERQALVEIGGLRVVLAARRRPYHDLADFTRLGLYPENARLVVVKSGYLSPELAPIANPNLMALTDGVVNQDIPKLANLHRPAGTVPFEARADFTPKAEASARFTG; encoded by the coding sequence ATGCGCATTGCCGTCGGTGGCATCCATACCGAATGCTCGACCTATTCCCCGGTCCTCATGCAGGTCGAGGATTTCCGCATCCTGCGCAACGGCGATCTGCTGACGCATGAATACTTCGCCTTTCTCGGTGCTTACCCGGCAGAGTTCGCTCCGCTTCTGCACGCTCGCGCGGTGCCGGGCGGGCCGGTTTCGGCCGCGACCTATGCCAGCCTGAAGGAGGAATTCCTGCAGCGGCTGGAAACTTCGCTGCCGGTCGATGGCGTCTATCTCGCCATGCACGGGGCGATGAAGGTCGAAAATCTCTGGGATGCCGAGGGCGACTGGATCGGCGCAGTCCGCCGTCTGGTCGGGCCGGATATCCCAATTGCCGTCAGCTATGACCTGCATGGCAATGTCTCGCAGCCCATCATCGATGCCATCGACATCTTCGCCGCCTATCGCACCGCGCCGCATATCGATGTGGGCGAGACGATGCAGGCGGCGGTGGCGATGCTGGTCCGCGCCTTGCAAACCGGCGCGCGGCCCGGCGTGGTGCGGGTACCGGTGCCGCTGCTCTTGCCCGGCGAGAAATCATCGACCGAGGATGAACCCGCGCGCAGCCTCTATGCCGCGCTGCCCGAACGCGAGGGGCTGGGCGTATGGCGGTCCGACCTGATGATCGGCTATGTCTGGGCCGACGAGCCCCGCGCCACGGCGGCGGCGATCGTCACCGGCACGGATCGCCGTGCGGCAGAGGCAGCGGCGGAACGCATCGCCGCCGATTTCTGGGCGGCGCGGGAAGGCTTTGGCTTCGGCCCGGTCACAGGTTCCCTTGCCGAGATGCTGGATCTGGCCGAGGCCGCGACCACCCGGCCGGTCATCCTCGCCGATAGCGGCGACAACCCGACCGGCGGCGGCGTCGGCGACCGAGCCGATGTGCTGGCGGCGCTGATCGCCCGGGACTGGCAGGACGCAATCATCGCAGGGATCACCGACGCCCCCGCCGTCGCCGCCTGCTTCGCGGCGGGCGAGGGTGCGCGTCTTGGGCTGAGCATCGGCGGCAGTCTCGACCCGGCCAGCCAGCCGGTCGCGGCACTGGCCCGCGTGATGCGACTGGATGCGGGCGCGACCCCGGCCGAGCGTCAGGCGCTGGTCGAGATCGGCGGTTTGCGCGTGGTGCTGGCGGCGCGGCGCCGGCCCTATCACGACCTCGCCGATTTCACCCGGCTGGGGCTTTACCCCGAGAATGCCCGGCTGGTGGTGGTGAAATCGGGCTATCTCTCGCCCGAGTTGGCACCCATCGCCAATCCGAACCTGATGGCGCTGACAGATGGCGTGGTCAATCAGGACATTCCAAAGCTGGCGAACCTGCACCGTCCGGCGGGCACCGTGCCCTTCGAGGCGCGGGCCGACTTCACCCCGAAGGCCGAAGCCTCGGCCCGATTCACCGGCTAG
- a CDS encoding RidA family protein, whose translation MTDSRLIRYDTADLQAGGQKRPFAKAVRAGDYVHVSGQVPTVGGEVVTGGIVAQTEQVIENIKAVLAMAGCGLEDVIKVTCWLDDPRDFSSFNAVFEKHFIDNPPARSTVQSRLMVDAKVEIDAIAWKPL comes from the coding sequence ATGACCGATTCCCGCCTGATCCGCTATGACACGGCCGACCTGCAGGCCGGCGGCCAGAAACGCCCCTTCGCCAAGGCCGTGCGCGCCGGGGATTATGTCCATGTCTCGGGCCAGGTGCCGACCGTCGGGGGCGAGGTCGTCACCGGGGGCATCGTCGCCCAGACCGAACAGGTGATCGAGAACATCAAGGCTGTGCTGGCGATGGCCGGCTGCGGGCTCGAGGATGTCATCAAGGTCACCTGCTGGCTGGATGATCCGCGCGACTTCTCCAGCTTCAACGCGGTCTTCGAGAAGCATTTCATCGACAACCCCCCGGCGCGCTCGACCGTGCAGTCGCGGCTGATGGTCGATGCCAAGGTCGAAATCGACGCCATCGCCTGGAAACCGCTGTGA
- a CDS encoding copper homeostasis protein CutC, with the protein MSRIRLEVCVDDAAGIAAAAEGGADRIELCAALGLGGLTPSVGLMALAAQAGLPAMAMIRPRAGDFVWSKGEVEAMKVEIDAVRAAGLAGVVIGASRPDGRLDGAQLAELVKAAEGLDITLHRAIDLAPDPVEAMELLRDLGIRRVLSSGGARSAAEGIERLAAMAEAAPEIVVMPGGGVSEANAALFASRLPLAEIHASCSVSSPLPELPQVSDFGFQPAGARATDAARVRALRAALDQITASRPEG; encoded by the coding sequence ATGAGCCGCATTCGGCTGGAGGTCTGCGTCGATGACGCGGCGGGGATCGCGGCGGCGGCGGAAGGCGGCGCCGACCGGATCGAACTTTGCGCGGCGCTGGGGCTGGGCGGGCTGACCCCCTCGGTAGGGCTGATGGCGCTGGCGGCGCAGGCGGGTCTGCCCGCAATGGCGATGATCCGCCCGCGCGCCGGTGATTTCGTCTGGTCGAAGGGCGAGGTCGAGGCGATGAAGGTCGAAATCGATGCAGTCCGCGCCGCCGGGCTCGCGGGCGTGGTCATTGGCGCATCGCGTCCCGACGGTCGACTGGATGGTGCGCAACTGGCGGAGCTGGTGAAGGCCGCCGAGGGGCTGGACATCACCCTGCACCGCGCCATCGACCTTGCGCCCGATCCGGTCGAGGCGATGGAACTGCTGCGCGATCTAGGTATCCGGCGGGTGCTCTCCTCGGGTGGCGCGCGCAGCGCCGCCGAGGGGATCGAGCGTCTGGCGGCCATGGCCGAGGCCGCGCCAGAGATTGTGGTGATGCCCGGAGGCGGGGTATCCGAGGCGAATGCGGCGCTCTTTGCTAGCCGCCTGCCGCTGGCCGAGATCCATGCCTCCTGCTCGGTCTCCAGCCCTCTGCCGGAGCTGCCGCAAGTTTCAGACTTCGGCTTCCAGCCCGCCGGCGCACGGGCGACCGATGCCGCCCGCGTGCGTGCCTTGCGTGCCGCGCTGGATCAGATCACCGCGTCGCGCCCGGAGGGGTGA
- a CDS encoding DUF2207 domain-containing protein, giving the protein MLRVLLAGVLALLMLAAQPARAEERILAFDSLVEVQPNGDFLVTETIRLRAEGDQISRGIYRDFPIVARDGLRNLRLGFTLISAERDGQPEMSRVIEGGRAIRVYLGDPKQLISTGEHVYRLTYRTDRQLRRFPGHDEVYWNATGTEWLFLIDQASATVRLPEGARIDGLAAYTGAFGETGTDADWQQIDARSTTFQTTRPLEPREGLTVALRFQTGLVPPPDRARRIDWLWRDHGPGLWGLAGLLGLGLAYLALWWGFGRDPRADITVPRWEPPAGLSAALTRATWREMRPEGDEALSLTLVEMAARGVISVTREGKAMVLARLGQELPKDLPPEQRLVVAALDRAGGTLRLDRKNGREIVSLRDGVRDSLRAQYKALGSYRRAGFGVFLGLSLTLVLMILIPLQLPPRLDGLMISFGLLALLAAVLLRLVVARRKGRKTARTVGFFGLFMLSPFLGLVVLGYFKQGGDLLMPLALAGMVLVNMVFLPILGGPTPAGRKRLDEIAGLRDYIAIAEEDRLRLADAPPPSRLHFERILPFAMALDQEQLWVDRFRDWLAVGDAPVAGSTLGRMQLEDEIGSLSRLYEGGASSGGVPSVERQLADSLTSSLPVSSSRSSGFSSGSSSSSSRSSGGSSGGGGGGGGGGGW; this is encoded by the coding sequence ATGCTGCGGGTTCTTCTCGCGGGGGTTCTGGCGCTGCTCATGCTGGCGGCGCAACCGGCGCGGGCCGAGGAACGCATCCTCGCTTTCGACAGTCTGGTGGAGGTTCAGCCGAACGGCGATTTCCTCGTCACCGAGACGATCCGCCTGCGCGCCGAGGGCGACCAGATCAGCCGCGGGATCTATCGCGATTTCCCCATCGTCGCGCGCGACGGGCTGCGCAACCTGCGGCTGGGGTTCACGCTGATTTCGGCCGAGCGGGATGGTCAGCCCGAGATGAGCCGGGTCATCGAGGGCGGGCGCGCGATCCGCGTCTATCTGGGCGATCCCAAGCAGCTGATCTCGACCGGCGAACATGTCTATCGCCTGACCTATCGCACCGACCGCCAACTGCGCCGCTTTCCGGGTCATGACGAGGTCTATTGGAACGCGACCGGCACCGAATGGCTGTTCCTGATCGATCAGGCGAGCGCCACGGTCCGTCTGCCCGAGGGCGCGCGGATCGACGGTCTCGCCGCCTATACCGGCGCTTTTGGTGAGACGGGAACGGACGCGGACTGGCAGCAGATCGACGCCCGCAGCACGACATTTCAGACCACCCGCCCGCTGGAGCCGCGCGAGGGGCTGACCGTCGCGCTGCGCTTCCAGACCGGGCTGGTCCCGCCGCCCGACCGCGCGCGCCGGATCGACTGGCTCTGGCGCGATCACGGTCCCGGGCTTTGGGGGCTGGCCGGGCTGCTGGGGTTGGGGCTTGCCTATCTCGCGCTCTGGTGGGGCTTTGGCCGCGATCCGCGCGCTGATATCACTGTCCCGCGATGGGAGCCGCCGGCAGGCCTCTCGGCCGCGCTGACCCGCGCCACCTGGCGCGAGATGCGGCCTGAGGGCGATGAGGCGCTGTCGCTGACGCTGGTCGAGATGGCGGCGCGCGGGGTGATTTCGGTCACGCGCGAGGGCAAGGCGATGGTGCTGGCGCGGCTGGGGCAGGAGCTGCCGAAAGACCTGCCGCCGGAACAGCGGCTGGTCGTCGCGGCGCTGGACCGGGCGGGTGGAACGTTGCGCCTTGACCGGAAAAACGGGCGCGAGATCGTCAGCCTGCGCGACGGGGTGCGGGATAGCCTGCGGGCGCAATACAAGGCGCTTGGCAGCTATCGCCGCGCCGGGTTCGGGGTCTTTCTCGGTCTCTCGCTGACCCTTGTCCTGATGATCCTGATCCCTCTGCAACTGCCGCCACGGCTCGACGGGCTGATGATCTCCTTCGGCCTGCTCGCCCTGCTGGCGGCGGTCCTCTTGCGGCTGGTGGTGGCGCGGCGAAAGGGCCGGAAGACGGCGCGGACGGTCGGGTTCTTCGGGCTATTCATGCTGTCGCCTTTCCTCGGGCTGGTGGTGCTTGGCTATTTCAAGCAGGGGGGCGATCTCCTGATGCCGCTGGCGCTGGCCGGGATGGTGCTGGTGAACATGGTCTTCCTGCCGATCCTTGGCGGCCCGACGCCCGCCGGTCGCAAGCGGCTGGACGAGATCGCGGGCCTGCGGGATTACATCGCCATCGCCGAGGAGGACCGGCTGCGGCTCGCCGATGCGCCGCCCCCGTCGCGGCTGCATTTCGAACGCATCCTGCCCTTCGCCATGGCGCTGGACCAGGAACAGCTCTGGGTGGATCGGTTCCGCGACTGGCTGGCCGTCGGTGATGCGCCGGTGGCCGGTTCGACCCTCGGGCGGATGCAGCTGGAGGATGAGATCGGGTCGCTGTCCCGGCTCTACGAGGGCGGCGCTTCCTCCGGCGGAGTCCCGAGCGTCGAGCGGCAGCTTGCCGACAGCCTCACCTCGTCCCTGCCGGTCAGCAGTTCCAGATCCTCGGGCTTTTCCTCCGGCTCCTCCTCTTCTTCCAGCCGGTCCTCGGGCGGCTCGTCCGGCGGTGGCGGCGGGGGTGGCGGTGGGGGCGGCTGGTAG